TTTGtggcattgattttgataagTCTTTAGTGAAGCTAAATGAGCTTTCTTCAACTCTCTTACACAACTCTTATACTTGAGCATTCATGAAAAAAAACTGTAGTAGACGGTTTGATAAGGAGGCGTCCCGCGGGACGGCCCGCGAAGGCCTATATATTTTGCGGTACGGGTTTGGGCTAGCATTTTGAAGACTGCAGCCCGCGCAGGACATGCCCGCTGTAACCCGCTCGACAACTAACCCGCTGCGATACGGAATGGAACGGGATGGGTAAACCTGTTTGACATCTCTAAATGTGAGGACGAATAGCTTTAAGAGTTGCACAGTCACATTACATAGGCAACACAAGCTGGAAATTAGTCACCGAGGAAAAAAGAGGCAGAGGATATAGATATGGAGTCAAGATTGCAGCCCAATATTGTACTTTTTATGGTGACGATGAAAATGGGCTTTTAAAAGCCCATTTACTAGCAAAGCGACAAAATCattcccccaaaaaaaaaacacaaaggaTGATGACCCTCTTCAACATCGAGAAGACGATTTGATCGATTTCGAAGCTCTGATATCAAGTTTTGGGCGATCCCACGAATGGCGGGACAGAATCCAAACATGGATCAATTCGAGGCCTACTTCAAGAGAGCAGATTTGGACGGAGATGGTCGGATCAGTGGAGCCGAAGCTGTTGGCTTTTTCCAAGGATCTGGCTTGCCCAAGCAAGTTCTCGCccaggttcttaaaaaaaaatatacttttcttTTTGATCTCTTCAGCTTTCTGATTGTTTCCAGAGAAAGATCTGATTTGGGTTTTCCAAAAACGccataaattttgattctttcGTTTGAAATGCATGCTCTGTTCTGAGATTCCGAGTACCCACCCCCATGAACTTGCTTTAAAGGAGCAGCCTTTACTAGGATCTGTTGTGAAgaagttataattttatgagAGTAAGATTCTTAGGGTGCCCCTTGCTAGGATCTCATTGCTATTACGGAGAAAGCTTAGTTTCATTTATTCTTTGAGATGGTTGTTTTAAATCTTCTCGTGTGGGATATAAGATTTTTTCCCTTCTTTGGTGTATCAGTAATTATGAATTTGAATCTGGAAATTTTCTTGGGAGTTTCTATAAAGTGTCAGTTTGCTATATAAAATTATCTACTGAACAGTTGTTGTGTTCTGCATTTGTAGATATGGTCGCTATCTGATCGGTCACGCAGTGGTTTCCTTGGTCGGCAAGACTTCTATAATTCTCTGAGGCTTGTGACAGTAGCACAGAGCAAGAGAGACCTGACACCTGAGATTGTTAATGCAGCACTCAATACTCCCGCCGCTGCCAAAATACCACCGCCCAAAATTAACCTCGCAGCTATTCCTGCACCTGCACCTGCACCTGCACCCCAACCTAATCCTGCTGCGACCACAGCTCGTCCGGTTGGCTCAACAGGTCATCAAAATGTGGGGTTTAGAGGACCAGGGGCTCCAAATGCGAATGTCAACCAGAATTATTTTCCACCTCAACAAAACCAGCAAGTGAGACCAAATCAAGGTGTCTCTGGGATGACTTTGCTTAGACCAACTGCTGCTGGTCCAGAACATAGACCAAGTGCCTTACCAGGTCAATTTCAACCAGTTCCTGCTGGTAGTGTTAGTCGTCCTCCTCAGGCTGTTCCCACCGGTGCACCTGGTCCTGGTAGTTCACCGTTTAATCTTAATAACTTGTATGCTGGAAACACCAGCGGATACTCTTCAGGCTTTGGAGGGGGTAGCTTAGCAGCACCTTCTCCTGGCGTAAGACCAGAGTCACAAGTTGATGCGAGAGCGCTGGTTGTATCTGGAAATGGAGGTGACATGTTTTCCTCCTTCCAGCAAAAACAAGAACCCACTCTGAGTAATTCTTCAATCAGTTCAGCTATTGTTCCTGCTTCTGCTGGAACCCAACCTCCAGTAAAGCCTAATGCTCTCGACTCCCTACAGAATACTTTCTCAATGCTGCCTTCAGGAAATCAGCCTCAGCAGCCAAGGCCAGCAGCCAGCTCACAGCAGCCAAGGCCAGCATCAAGCTTACAGCCGCCTGCAGTGTCTTCTCAAGGTCCATCCTCCGGTTTGCCACATGCAAGTTCAGTTGGATCTGGCCATTCAGTTCCTGCTGGAAATAATCAGCCTCCGTGGCCCAAAATGAAACCATCCGATGTCCAAAAATACACAAAGGTATTTATGGGAGTTGATACTGACAGGGATGGAAAAATAACTGGTGAGCAGGCAAGGAATCTGTTTTTAAGCTGGAGGCTACCTAGGGGTAAGGCTCTTCGATCTTTCAGCCCactttacataaataatttaattttccgTTCAACTGTCACCTCTCTTGAAATTAGATGCATTGAAGAATCTTTCTAAATTTTCTTCTCGTTGTGTTATGCTAAATTTATTTGCTACTCTCTTGGGGCTTATGTTTCTTGAACAATATCTTGATGTGATTATGCTATGAACTGTTTAAGCTAACACATTCTTTTTGCTCGCTTCCAGAGGTATTGAAGCATGTGTGGGAGTTATCTGATCAGGATAATGATACTATGCTTTCTCTGAGGGAGTTTTGCATTTCATTGTATTTGATGGAGCGGTATAGAGAAGGCCGTCCTCTCCCAACATCACTTCCTAGCAGCATCATGTATGATGAGACACTGTTATCTATCTCAGGTGCACCTAGTCATGGTTATGCAAATGCTGGATGGGGAGCTGGTCAAGGTATTGCTCAGATTTCATGCCTTTTTGTTATCTTCTCCCTTTCCCTGATACTTCGCTATAAGTAAAATTTCCGTATTGCAAGGTTTTGTACAGCAGCCAGTGATGGGTGCACGGCCAAATAATCCGCAGACTGGCATGAGACCACCAGTTCCTGAACCAGTCCCGCACCCTGGCAGTGGTATAGCACCTAATCAGCAAAGGAATCAAGCGCCAGCTTTGGATGATCCTTTTGCCAGTCACCTAGGTAACGGGCATTCTGCGAGCTCAAATCTTCAAGAAACAGCAACTGATGGCGAAAAGGTAATCATTTGCATTTTCACTTTAATTATAGAGCATAAAAAAGTATTTCAAAGCTTGGATAAGTTACTATTCCTCATGTGCATTTTCTTGGATGCTTGTGAAACAATTGTTTCAAATCTCTGTAggttgaagaaaagaaaaatgcaTATATGGACTCCAGGGAGAAGCTTGAATATTACCGAACAAAAATGCAGGATATTGTGAGTACTTCAGTATAAATTACTCATGTTATTTGGTTAGAAGTAATGGTGATTATCTGTCTCACGATGCCATTTTTAAAGTAAGGTTCTTGTGAGATCTGATTCTTAtaatgtcattttttttttcttccttttttcccTCTCCCTGTCAGGTCTTGTACAAAAGCAGGTGCGACAATAGATTAAATGAGATCTCTGAAAGGGCTTCAGCTGACAAGCGTGAGGTGCTTTTCACGTAAATAATCACTTTTCTCATTTCTTAGAGGCGATCTCTGTCTTATTCCAAGAACAATTTCTACTGCAGGCTGAAACGCTGGCAAAGAAGTACGAGGAGAAGTATAAACAGGTTGCAGAATTAGGGTCAAAATTAACTATTGAAGAGGCCAGGTTCCGCGAGATTGAGGTATGGCTAATTCATTTTGGCTGGCACATCACCTAATGTACATTCCAGccatatattttactttatttctTCCATGTGCTTTTTCCTCCGATATTAGGCTTCTCGTTTTTTTCAAACATTAACGTTGTGGTGATAGGGCtttgattaattttgtaataGATCTCTCACGGAATTTTGTTAACCCATTCCAGGGGAGGAAGATGGAGCTGAGTCAAGCAATTGTGAACATGGAGCAAGGTGGCAGTGCTGATGGTCTACTTCAGGTACATGGTCTATATGTTTATGTGATGCCTACAATATTGATTATCTGTTGTACGTGCCTGATTTGATGTTTTACTGGGCATATTTAGGTCCGGGCTGACAGGATACAATCAGATCTAGAGGAGCTGATGAAGGCTTTAACTGAACGCTGCAAGAAACATGGGTTGGAGGTTAAGTCGAAGGCCCTTGTAGACCTCCCAGCTGGTACTTAGATGATTCTCTCGCCTTGTAACTTCTTGCTTTCAGTGCAGATGAATGCAAGTTACATGTATTTTGTAAACAAACAAATCATTTGGAAACTGTCAATGTTGTGACTTACAGGCTGGCAACCTGGAATTCAAGAAGGGGCAGCTCTTTGGGATGAAGAATGGGATAAGTTTGAAGATGAAGGTACAATtggaaactgtttttttttttttttctattacttATACAATTAGATTTCTATTGCTAAGCACATAATCTTCCTATTGTTAGGATTTGGCAATGAGATTACTTTTGACAAATCAAAAGAGCAAAACTCGTCTGGCGAGAAGGAAAACGGAACGGTGGATGATGGTACTGGACCACCTGATTCACCAACTCATTTGGATGAGAATTATGGACCTTTTTCAGAAACCTCAGAGCGCCACCATGAGAGTGAAGATGATTCAGGCAGAAGTCCTAGGGACAGTCCTGTATCTAGGACTGGTACTGAGATCCCTTCTCCAGATTCTCATGGGAAAAATTCTGAGTTCTTTGATGACTCGAACTGGGCAAGTGCATTTGATACTAACGATGATGTGGATTCAGTCTGGGGTTTTGATGCATCAAAAAGCCAGGTTAGTTCACATAATAGTGTCTATCGCTGTAACAAATCACACCATCCATCCGAATACTTAATGTTTCATTCAGTTGTGATTATTGAATAGACATTGACCAGAAGATGTTAGAATCCTTTTTTCTTGATTAAGTTCATGCTTACAGATTTGTGATTTCTAAATTCCTTAGTTACCTTCCAGGTTCTTCCAAGTTCCAAGCTTAGGATTATAATATTTTGTCATTTGCAGGATGGAGATTACTTTGGATCTGGTGGCGATTTTGGTGGAAACTCAGCAAGAGTAGATTCTCCAACTTCAAGAAGTTTCGGCGGTCAGAGAAAGAGCACATATGCATTTGATGATTCAGTTCCCAGCACTCCACTCTCGAGATTCGGCAACTCTCCTCCTCGCTTCAGCGACGCATCAGCCAGAGACAGCAACTTTGATAGCTTCTCCAGATTCGACTCCTTCAACGCCAGTGAAGCTGGGGCAGGTTTTTCCTCCTCCCAGCCTGAGAGACTGTCGCGGTTTGATTCCATAAACAGCTCAAAAGACTTTGGTGGAGCTGCATTCTCCAGGTTCGATTCAATCAACAGTAGCAGAGACTTTGGTGGTCCCTCGCTTTCAAGATTCGACTCCATGAATAGCACAAAGGATCATGGATACTCGTTTGATGATGCAGACCCGTTTGGTTCCACAGGTCCCTTCAAAGTCTCCTCTGATGATCAAAGCCCCAAGAAAAAGTCAGATAACTGGAATTCCTTCTAGCCAcaatatatgattatattatCCTTTTTTTCCCTCCCTCCCATATTTCCTTTGCTTGATGAACTTGTGATTgtttcataaaacaaaattataattttttttccccACAAATTCTGGTTTTTGGATGAGACAATAGCGTTAGACTATTTGTAATTTGTAAAGTCTTTCTTTGTATTGGTCTGTGTTCTGTTCTTGTGAGTTCATTTGGTTTATGTCATAAAAAACATTTGTTACTTTCGTCGTGGAACACTTCTTCAATATTCCGAGTCTCGTCTCCAAAATATTTTGATCTTTTATTAGCCCAATGTCTGTAAAGAATCAAAACAGATACAGTGAGTCTGTGATTTGTttacattctctctctctctctttgaggTCGGCTCCATTCCTGCTTCCGCTGAATCCATTGAGCGCATTTCAGGAGCAGCCTTTACTTCTTTGTGGTCTGCTCAAAGGCAGCTATAGCATAGATGACCGTGCTTTGGCTATTTCCACAAGAGTTTCAAGAGCTGTCCTAATGCAAAGATAGAGATGATATTTGTTTCAGCTGAAACTTGgaatctttttatttatctgAGTATACTTGTGGTGGTGATGAATGTTTACCTGTCTCAAATGATAGTTGAGCGCCACGCAGCTTAGGCGAGACTAGACCTCCAAACACCGACAGAGACTTGGCTCGTTCTCTCTTAATCTGGTTATTAAGTAACACATCCAGATTAGTAAAGCCCATGTTCTATTATCCAGTCAGTTGCTTAAGGCAGCGTCAGCTCATTATATCAGTGAAGCAGATTCATATAAACGAAACCTGTTCCCAGATTCAGTCCTAAATAGAACACTTTTAGATGTTAAACGAGAAAGCAAAAACATCTAAAAACAGAAACTGTAGCCTCACTGATACAAGTGTAGATTTTCCATGAATCTCCCGAGCTAGTGACAATTtcattgttattattttttgaatgatacaatttcatatttgtatacaatgttaaaatatgttttagtcTTTTGGTAGATTTCGAGCAAACTATTTTAGCTATGTCCAACTATAATAAAGTCATATTCCTCTTCTGGTAGAGttagataaaagaaaaaaatggcgaGCGTGCAATAAACAAAGACGAGAAGAACCATGCAACAACAATAAGCGCGACTTAACTATTAAACTTTCAATGAACCAGAACTCTAGTTCCATGCATACgacttgattcttcttcttttgttgatTCTCTCCACGTTCATTAACTTgtaagaagaataagaagactGCAACTCCATCTTCAGTGTCGTCTCATCTTCATTCAACAATCTTTTTCCAACTCGCGTTTTCTTTTTCTGAGCATATAGTGAGATTGTATCAATAACTCTCATGATCATACCTAGACCAGAGTTACCTTTATCATCAATCAGATCCACCTTCATGACCTCCACGTTCTCATCTACTTCCATGGCAGCGGGAAAAGAAGACGGTGTAGACTCGTAACAGTCTGGACTACTATCGCACATCGAACCCTTGACGTTGGATTTGAAATAAGGATCGTTGGATATGTGGGAGTTGATAGATTTGTCCACACATTGCATTATCGCCAGAGATTTGTGATTCAGTTTGAAGAGAATCTCCTCGAGGAGATGTAAAGGTAAGCTATCCATGATCCAATTGTAGAGAGATGAAGATGTTATGATCTTTTTTGCTCAATTGTTTTGATGTGATTTCTTTCTCTAGTACGTAATGTTCTGATTCAATTGATTGATTTTTTATAGTGTGGATGTATTTATAGAGACAATACTTAATCATTCCAATAAGGAAATAGAGTTGGTGTTTCAGAAAACAACAAAGGAAAGATATGAATTATATTCCTTTTAGATATACCTTTGTTTCCAAAAACGGTAAAGACTTCTAAAACGACAGCGTTTTGTTTATGAATAGTTGGGGGTATAAATGTCATTTAATGCTGTAAGGAGATATCATATATGAAGCTCTCTCGAGTTTGGTTTTGtggcatctctctctctctctctctcaatggcTACCATTAGTAGCTTACACATACGTGCATCTGACCATCACTCTCGTCTTCCTCGAATCTCTGAGACAGATCAGCTTCGACACACAAATCAAATCGTTACTCTTCCGTCTCCTATTTCCAGAAGAGACGCGAATCTTGTTCTTCTCGGCTCGCTTCCGTTGACGAGCTTCTTCGTTCTCCCGCCGAGTTCTTCGGAGGCGAGAGAGAGACGGAGCAGAAAAGCCATCCCTATCGAGGAGTATTCGACTAGCCGTTAAGTCCCTCGCCCTCTTCTTACCACTATCGGTTCGTAACAATTCAGAGACTTGAAAAAACAGAGTCCAAACCAATTCTCTGAGAAATCAATTAGGTTTCTTTATGTGATGACTCTGTTGGTGAATTGGGTATTTAGATTTTGTCAAATTATTGATAAAAGGAACTTGCTTTACTTGTACTGAAGTTATTGTTGCTCTGTTTTCTTGCAGCTGAAGGGTTGAAGTACTATGACATTGAGGAAGGTAAAGGTCCTGTAGCCACAATAGGATCTACTGCTCAGGTCTCTCTAATGAGAAAACCCTTCTTGATTACACTATATTTGTAATCAAAGTCCTCGCCTTTACATTGTAATGAGCATGTCTTTAGGTGCATTTTGATTGCCGGTACAGAAGCATAACTGCAATCTCCACCAGAGAGTCCAAGCTCTTGGCTGGGAACCGTAGTATTGCTCAGGTTTACTACCTATACCATCTATCAAAGTTTTCTTCTCCTTGATGGTGGGTGACTTGCTTACTTTTTTCTTGGACAGCCTTATGAGTTTAAGGTGGGATCTACGCCAGGGAAGGAAAGGAAACGAGAGTTTGTAGACAATCCAAACGGGTTGTTCTCGGCGCAGGCTGCACCAAAGCCTCCTCCCGCAATGTATTACATTACTGAAGGAATGAAAGTCGGTGGCAAGGTTAGATAAAAACAGCACACACACAAGGCTCTTTTGCTTTTCTACTTATGAGAACACTTGCCTTGCAATGTGTCTAAGTAGCAGTGTTTGACCTTTGCAGAGAACTGTGATTGTTCCACCTGAAGCTGGTTATGGTCAGAAAGGAATGAACGAGATACCGGTGAGAACCTACAAATTGTATATGAGGAAAGCTCCTTTTAATGctttacaaaatttggtttaaTGTTTGGGgtttaagagaaaaagacaaacatgTGTGTTTGTTGTTGCAGCCTGGAGCTACATTTGAGTTAAACATAGAGTTGCTTCAGGTGACTCCCCCAGTAGAGAAAGAGAAGTGAACAAGATTGTTCTCAACACTGATAAGAGAAATTTGAAGTTTTCACAAGCATGATTCCATCATTTGATTAAAGATACAATTTAGAGGAGAaacgagagagaaaaaaaatgtaaattatcGACTCCGGTACACTTAATAACCGGTATTGTTTGTTGGAATAGAAtctgttaaaacttaaaagtagCTTGCTCTTACGTGCCAGTTTCTTATTGGCTCAAAAGTGTTAATAGACTCCAAATGTGATATGGTTAGTGTGGTCactaaccaaaccaaaaatacCGAAATGGTATTGAACCGGATGTTGTCAACCGTAACTTTGTAAACCGAATCGAACCCGATGATAAACCGATAAGGCCACCAGCGAGTAGTTGGGTAGGAGGAATCGAGTAGTTGGTGGCTCCGCAAAAGTGCTTTTGGTTCCCGtgtgaaagagaaagagaagatggagaCTTCTCTGAGGTATTCAGCAAACTCCAGGTCTCTGAGAATCCATGCCAAAGAGAAACTCTCGGTTCACTCCAAAACTCATTTGCAGGTAGCTCTCCAGCTTTTCCTCTGTCTCCTTCGAGTTAGTGCTGTTATGATCTGTTTCAGCTCTGTTTATTCTCAAAAACTTTGTAATTTCTTGCTTGACTGTCTTCTTCGTTTCTTTCCTGGTCAAAAGCCTCTTGCTTGATATGGAAAGGTTAAAACTTTGAGGATTTATGGTCTGCGTCTAAGAAATTGCAATCGAGGGTTAGGTTCTAATCAGATAAGAGCTTCCTTACATGTGGAGATGAGATTCGGACAAGTAAATATATAGACTTTTAGAACCTTCACTAGATGTGCTTCAAAGTctctagcttttttttttatgccgGAAGGGGAATAGATGATCCCTTGGTCTTTAGCCTGACTCATTTTTAGTTAAGTTTTGTATTACTGACTGTTTTCATGGTTAATATCAACAAGAAAGTTCAAACCTTTTAGGCAATGACTTGCTTGGTTTGGCTAAGATTGTTTCTCTTCTTACGTCCTTTCCTTTGTTGTTTTTTTGATAGCTTCATGGAGAGCTAGATACACGGGCTGGATCGCCAAGTTACTTCTGTGCGATGATAAGACACTTTTTCCATGAGGTTTTCTGCCATCTCAAAATTTGTGTTTCTTCTCTTGATCCTCTTTGAACCTTTCTTACAACCATTTTTCCAATGCTATATGATAGGCTTCAACAAACATTGGAGTAGGCTTGCATTACGATAAAAGCCAAAAGCTTCGGGGTTTTGTACGTGGGAAAAAGAAGTTCCCTCTGAGAACCGATGCGCTTCTAACCTTTAATATCAAAGGAAGATGTGATTTTGACCAGGACTTTAATCAGGttcaccttcttcttttttttctcatacTACAAAAACTTTCTTTATCAGTTATGTTTGAGGTTTTGTGACTTTGCGTGACAGAGGAACCCAAAAGGAGCTGCTGAATTTGATTTGAACATATGGAAGTTTGAGAAAGATCAGGACTTACGCCTCAGAGTTGGCTACGAGATGTTTGACAAGGTAATGAAATGTGAATTGTGCCTCTCATGATGCAATTGCTTTCTTTGAATGATTGAAAGCAATGCGTTGCCTCTCTCTTTCGCTTTCTTACAGGTCCCATATATGCAAATTAGAGAAAACAACTGGACTCTCAACACGAACTTGAAAGGAAAATGGAATGTGAGGTTTGATCTCTAAGGAGGGGGAGGACATGAACAGAAACCAACACACATTAAAGGAAAGATTACATTCTATATTTGATCTTTTTGGGAGAAATGTATTACTGATTGCAGAAACTCCCTTTGGTTTAACCAGTTGTTAGCAAATCTATAGATCTTTTGATTTTGTTATCAGGTCACTTTTTTACTCTTGCAACCATCTGGAATCTTAGTTATTGTCTCATGGGCGCTTGTAGCTATTTCCATGTTGGGAGATAGAATCCGTATCTACTAAGTTTGAGTATATATGTGGTCTTATAAACCCACTTGGTTTCCTTTACTTTGTGATAAAAGTTGTTGTTAACCGGAAAATGCATACCACAACTAGAGACAATAACAAACTAAACCACTCAATCATCTCTAGTCTGTGCCAACTTTGAAGCAATATGGATACCAAAAGTTCTAAAGATCTGTTATGGTTCACAAATAAAACATCAGAGACCTGGTTATCTCAGACGGTCAGACCGGTATAGTTAGGTACCTTCGTCACGGTTTTGGTTGACTTTGAGGTCGGGATGCGGCTATTATGAGCCATGAACATCACCATCCATCAGTATCAAATCGACAATACAGTCCCACATACAAAGGTGAAGAAGAAAATCTTTTATAAGATTTGCTTCTGATGGTCTTAAAACAAAGATCATGCATTAACAATCACAACGACCAAGAATCTCTAAAACCATAGTTTTCAACATCAACAGTAGATGAATAaacattgacaaaaaaaaaccacactTTATAAAATTCCAACATAGTCGGGTCTATTAACTTGCTGATAGCCTGTACTTAttcaatgttttcaaaaaaaaaaatcataaacaaaaatgatttaGACATTTATCGTGGAAAGTAAGATCAAGATTAGTCTTTAGACGACGTGGGAAATTGCCAGTGTCATTGTCATGAACCAAAGATGTGGCATATAGCAATCTCGTGCCCACAATTGACATGAGTTTAGTCAATTTCAATACATTTTCCTCGAGGCTGCATCATTTTCAAACTCGCAATTGATTAATTAGTGGAGGAAACTTCGTTCCTCCTCG
This genomic interval from Brassica napus cultivar Da-Ae chromosome A6, Da-Ae, whole genome shotgun sequence contains the following:
- the LOC111198598 gene encoding epidermal growth factor receptor substrate 15-like 1 isoform X1; the protein is MAGQNPNMDQFEAYFKRADLDGDGRISGAEAVGFFQGSGLPKQVLAQIWSLSDRSRSGFLGRQDFYNSLRLVTVAQSKRDLTPEIVNAALNTPAAAKIPPPKINLAAIPAPAPAPAPQPNPAATTARPVGSTGHQNVGFRGPGAPNANVNQNYFPPQQNQQVRPNQGVSGMTLLRPTAAGPEHRPSALPGQFQPVPAGSVSRPPQAVPTGAPGPGSSPFNLNNLYAGNTSGYSSGFGGGSLAAPSPGVRPESQVDARALVVSGNGGDMFSSFQQKQEPTLSNSSISSAIVPASAGTQPPVKPNALDSLQNTFSMLPSGNQPQQPRPAASSQQPRPASSLQPPAVSSQGPSSGLPHASSVGSGHSVPAGNNQPPWPKMKPSDVQKYTKVFMGVDTDRDGKITGEQARNLFLSWRLPREVLKHVWELSDQDNDTMLSLREFCISLYLMERYREGRPLPTSLPSSIMYDETLLSISGAPSHGYANAGWGAGQGFVQQPVMGARPNNPQTGMRPPVPEPVPHPGSGIAPNQQRNQAPALDDPFASHLGNGHSASSNLQETATDGEKVEEKKNAYMDSREKLEYYRTKMQDIVLYKSRCDNRLNEISERASADKREAETLAKKYEEKYKQVAELGSKLTIEEARFREIEGRKMELSQAIVNMEQGGSADGLLQVRADRIQSDLEELMKALTERCKKHGLEVKSKALVDLPAGWQPGIQEGAALWDEEWDKFEDEGFGNEITFDKSKEQNSSGEKENGTVDDGTGPPDSPTHLDENYGPFSETSERHHESEDDSGRSPRDSPVSRTGTEIPSPDSHGKNSEFFDDSNWASAFDTNDDVDSVWGFDASKSQDGDYFGSGGDFGGNSARVDSPTSRSFGGQRKSTYAFDDSVPSTPLSRFGNSPPRFSDASARDSNFDSFSRFDSFNASEAGAGFSSSQPERLSRFDSINSSKDFGGAAFSRFDSINSSRDFGGPSLSRFDSMNSTKDHGYSFDDADPFGSTGPFKVSSDDQSPKKKSDNWNSF
- the LOC111197963 gene encoding peptidyl-prolyl cis-trans isomerase FKBP18, chloroplastic isoform X2, coding for MATISSLHIRASDHHSRLPRISETDQLRHTNQIVTLPSPISRRDANLVLLGSLPLTSFFVLPPSSSEARERRSRKAIPIEEYSTSPEGLKYYDIEEGKGPVATIGSTAQVHFDCRYRSITAISTRESKLLAGNRSIAQPYEFKVGSTPGKERKREFVDNPNGLFSAQAAPKPPPAMYYITEGMKVGGKRTVIVPPEAGYGQKGMNEIPVRTYKLYMSLELHLS
- the LOC111197963 gene encoding peptidyl-prolyl cis-trans isomerase FKBP18, chloroplastic isoform X1 yields the protein MATISSLHIRASDHHSRLPRISETDQLRHTNQIVTLPSPISRRDANLVLLGSLPLTSFFVLPPSSSEARERRSRKAIPIEEYSTSPEGLKYYDIEEGKGPVATIGSTAQVHFDCRYRSITAISTRESKLLAGNRSIAQPYEFKVGSTPGKERKREFVDNPNGLFSAQAAPKPPPAMYYITEGMKVGGKRTVIVPPEAGYGQKGMNEIPPGATFELNIELLQVTPPVEKEK
- the LOC111198601 gene encoding outer envelope pore protein 21A, chloroplastic yields the protein METSLRYSANSRSLRIHAKEKLSVHSKTHLQLHGELDTRAGSPSYFCAMIRHFFHEASTNIGVGLHYDKSQKLRGFVRGKKKFPLRTDALLTFNIKGRCDFDQDFNQRNPKGAAEFDLNIWKFEKDQDLRLRVGYEMFDKVPYMQIRENNWTLNTNLKGKWNVRFDL
- the LOC111198598 gene encoding epidermal growth factor receptor substrate 15-like 1 isoform X2 — translated: MRIWSLSDRSRSGFLGRQDFYNSLRLVTVAQSKRDLTPEIVNAALNTPAAAKIPPPKINLAAIPAPAPAPAPQPNPAATTARPVGSTGHQNVGFRGPGAPNANVNQNYFPPQQNQQVRPNQGVSGMTLLRPTAAGPEHRPSALPGQFQPVPAGSVSRPPQAVPTGAPGPGSSPFNLNNLYAGNTSGYSSGFGGGSLAAPSPGVRPESQVDARALVVSGNGGDMFSSFQQKQEPTLSNSSISSAIVPASAGTQPPVKPNALDSLQNTFSMLPSGNQPQQPRPAASSQQPRPASSLQPPAVSSQGPSSGLPHASSVGSGHSVPAGNNQPPWPKMKPSDVQKYTKVFMGVDTDRDGKITGEQARNLFLSWRLPREVLKHVWELSDQDNDTMLSLREFCISLYLMERYREGRPLPTSLPSSIMYDETLLSISGAPSHGYANAGWGAGQGFVQQPVMGARPNNPQTGMRPPVPEPVPHPGSGIAPNQQRNQAPALDDPFASHLGNGHSASSNLQETATDGEKVEEKKNAYMDSREKLEYYRTKMQDIVLYKSRCDNRLNEISERASADKREAETLAKKYEEKYKQVAELGSKLTIEEARFREIEGRKMELSQAIVNMEQGGSADGLLQVRADRIQSDLEELMKALTERCKKHGLEVKSKALVDLPAGWQPGIQEGAALWDEEWDKFEDEGFGNEITFDKSKEQNSSGEKENGTVDDGTGPPDSPTHLDENYGPFSETSERHHESEDDSGRSPRDSPVSRTGTEIPSPDSHGKNSEFFDDSNWASAFDTNDDVDSVWGFDASKSQDGDYFGSGGDFGGNSARVDSPTSRSFGGQRKSTYAFDDSVPSTPLSRFGNSPPRFSDASARDSNFDSFSRFDSFNASEAGAGFSSSQPERLSRFDSINSSKDFGGAAFSRFDSINSSRDFGGPSLSRFDSMNSTKDHGYSFDDADPFGSTGPFKVSSDDQSPKKKSDNWNSF